In a genomic window of Drosophila takahashii strain IR98-3 E-12201 chromosome 3L, DtakHiC1v2, whole genome shotgun sequence:
- the promL gene encoding prominin-like protein isoform X1: protein MSQLAATVEPLAAVKSKTMRSRKRRQRRRRQIAYLAICGLSVAIFGFALATLIRPATAQADDETPGEWRKGYVGHGTTHEQLGQPHWPPVEYTMYRPTTNYTKEPPPPTSAMNSIFNFTHFLYDKVLYRDEPIPEGYIVVRNSDTLTLGPKVEENDWRDLLAHYWMVLIWVFILVVLIIIIPFIAVCYCCFCCCRRCRQGCPPCTSKQDAQRRFCCGICLLILIIGLIFGIIIAFVTNKMIDSGFAETSETMKRGSEDTCTYLKDVADHVYHLMMYNYEEMETHVLDQLTHAHRHIFLDLSDTSESNSLAELERVLENMPEALELMRQVEKMEKDLRFYGSQLRDGVRGIKRDVNFAVANLCQLQMCQKFLLSSDIEHIDTSQCLHFDSLPNTTAFVEGMENIVEHKYYVIPQRGLARLKKVSDKVKTQLSFVVPPMMRDLTKGRTVFREHATKVRHVVEGVLSDIHIKTLHSTKSFEDVYERFGHDRNIVSLIVCLLILLVLFILIFALLCGCFGRRRTGYGDECCSKSTGATCLLLAILLIFCVFSFIALVGLFYFMLGMVTYQGACAPLRDQENNTLFRQLDASIDLHHYLPASEGSKAVAEPMKMSSAIKACHANQTIFEMMRDNNIYDINDLARIKVMTNAKDDPDTVKIFDEDLSGVILLTQEERADLNAARENTLSKYHSSLYQTHLCSQFTPMNLNALSEQLYKISNDLEYPAYGWAKVSFWNEGLNTKAFYRNFVPKLTSLVERMKTNLKRIDELITYENHDFTNTIKILTATAVSSEEFIQKRGKDYINSLGGNLTTTIDQMIEDYIDMIIKEANESVGHCAPLSYIYYRGVDLICHRLVDPINGFWVGILLCALLFLPILFVAHRLMCLYKKIYPYLATVGAAGVVEGGSDYLYDAYSEREREHVPLANVPKKRRKAYERRREQQDYYEDASPSVSRGNRSGGDRGGGGGGDGAPGSSSMRYNDMAPTHWDHEPPRYHNPPAAPPSSEYERPPPYYYPGASEQD from the exons ATGAGTCAGTTGGCGGCCACAGTGGAGCCTCTGGCCGCGGTCAAGTCGAAGACGATGCGTTCCCGGAAGCGCAGACAGCGCCGGAGACGGCAGATAGCCTATTTGGCCATATGTGGACTGAGTGTAGCCATCTTTGGCTTTGCGCTGGCCACGCTAATCAGGCCGGCAACCGCCCAGGCTGATGATGAGACCCCGGGCGAATGGCGCAAGGGGTATGTGGGCCATGGCACCACGCACGAACAACTCGGGCAGCCCCATTGGCCACCCGTGGAGTACACCATGTACAGGCCGACGACGAACTACACAAAggaaccaccaccacccacgtCGGCCATGAACTCCATATTCAATTTCACGCACTTTCTGTACGACAAGGTCCTCTACCGGGATGAGCCCATTCCAGAGG GCTACATTGTGGTAAGGAACTCGGACACATTAACCCTGGGCCCCAAGGTGGAGGAGAATGACTGGCGGGATCTGTTGGCCCACTATTGGATGGTCCTCATCTGGGTTTTTATTCTCGTGGTGCTCATTATTATCATACCGTTTATTGC CGTTTGCTATTGCTGCTTCTGTTGCTGCCGACGATGTCGACAGGGCTGTCCTCCATGTACCAGTAAACAGGATGCCCAGCGGCGCTTCTGCTGCGGCATCTGTCTGCTGATCCTCATCATTGGACTGAT CTTTGGCATCATTATCGCCTTTGTTACCAACAAAATGATTGACAGCGGATTTGCCGAGACTTCCGAGACCATGAAGCGCGGCAGCGAGGATACTTGCACTTATCTGAAGGATGTGGCCGATCACGTTTACCATCTGATGATGTACAACTACGAGGAGATGGAGACCCATGTGCTTGATCAGCTAACCC ATGCCCATCGGCACATATTTTTGGATCTCTCCGACACTTCGGAGAGTAATTCACTGGCCGAATTGGAGCGGGTCTTGGAGAACATGCCCGAGGCTCTAGAGCTAATGAGACAGGTggagaaaatggaaaaggatCTGCGGTTCTATGGCTCACAGTTGAGAGATG GTGTTCGCGGCATTAAGCGTGATGTGAACTTTGCAGTGGCCAATCTCTGTCAACTCCAGATGTGTCAGAAGTTCCTGCTCAGCAGCGATATAGAGCATATTGATACCTCGCAGTGTCTGCACTTCGACAGT CTGCCAAACACAACTGCCTTTGTGGAGGGAATGGAGAATATAGTTGAGCACAAGTATTATGTTATACCGCAACGTGGACTGGCGCGACTGAAGAAAGTTAGCGACAAGGTGAAGACGCAGTTGTCCTTCGTCGTACCGCCCATGATGCGGGACTTGACCAAGGGCAGGACCGTCTTCCGCGAGCATGCGACGAAAGTGCGCCACGTTGTGGAGGGAGTACTCAGTGATATACACATCAAGACCCTGCACTCGACCAAGTCGTTTGAGGATGTTTACGAACGCTTCGGCCACGATAGGAACATTGTCAGTCTGATTGTGTGCTTGCTCATACTGCTG gtACTTTTCATACTGATCTTTGCCCTACTATGCGGCTGCTTTGGGCGACGACGAACTGGTTACGGCGATGAGTGCTGCAGCAAGTCCACCGGTGCCACATGTCTGCTTTT AGCCATCCTGTTGATATTCTGCGTCTTCTCCTTCATCGCCCTGGTTGGTCTGTTCTACTTCATGCTCGGCATGGTGACCTACCAGGGTGCCTGTGCTCCGCTGAGGGATCAGGAGAACAACACCCTCTTCCGACAGCTGGACGCCTCGATTGATCTGCATCACTACCTGCCGGCCAGCGAGGGATCCAAGGCTGTGGCGGAGCCCATGAAAATGTCGAGTGCCATCAAGGCGTGCCATGCCAACCAGACCATCTTCGAGATGATGCGAGACAACAACATATACGACATTAACGATCTGGCGCGCATCAAGGTTATGACCAATGCAAAGGACGATCCAGATACCGTCAAGATCTTCGATGAGGATCTCTCCGGTGTGATACTCTTGACGCAGGAGGAGCGCGCGGATCTGAACGCTGCGCGCGAAAATACTCTTTCCAAGTACCACAGCTCGCTGTACCAGACCCATCTTTGCTCGCAGTTCACGCCCATGAATCTAAACGCCCTGTCCGAGCAGCTGTACAAGATCTCGAATGATCTGGAGTATCCGGCCTACGGATGGGCCAAGGTGTCCTTCTGGAACGAGGGCCTCAACACCAAGGCCTTCTATCGCAACTTTGTGCCCAAGCTCACGAGTCTGGTGGAGAGGATGAAGACCAATCTAAAGAGAATCGACGAGCTTATCACCTACGAGAACCACGACTTTACCAACACCATTAAAATTTTGACTGCCACGGCAGTTAGTTCCGAGGAGTTCATCCAGAAGCGAGGCAAGGATTATATCAATAGCCTGGGAGGCAACTTGACGACGACCATTGACCAGATGATAGAGGACTACATCGATATGATTATAAAGGAGGCCAACGAAAGTGTGGGACACTGTGCGCCCCTATCGTATATATATTATCGTGGCGTAGACTTGATTTGCCACCGCCTCGTGGATCCCATT AATGGATTCTGGGTGGGCATCCTGCTGTGCGCCCTGCTCTTCCTGCCCATCCTGTTCGTGGCCCACCGCCTGATGTGCCTGTACAAGAAGATCTATCCCTACCTGGCTACCGTTGGAGCTGCTGGCGTCGTCGAGGGCGG CAGCGACTATCTGTACGACGCTTATAGTGAGCGCGAGCGCGAACATGTACCATTGGCAAA CGTTCCCAAAAAGCGTCGCAAGGCCTACGAGCGGAGACGCGAGCAGCAGGATTACTACGAGGACGCCTCGCCCAGCGTTTCGCGGGGCAATCGTTCTGGCGGAGATcgcggaggcggcggcggcggggaTGGAGCTccgggcagcagcagcatgcgCTACAACGATATGGCGCCCAC GCACTGGGACCACGAGCCACCACGCTACCACAATCCACCGGCTGCGCCGCCATCCTCGGAGTACGAGCGTCCGCCGCCCTACTACTATCCCGGTGCCTCCGAGCAGGATTAG
- the promL gene encoding prominin-like protein isoform X2, producing the protein MSQLAATVEPLAAVKSKTMRSRKRRQRRRRQIAYLAICGLSVAIFGFALATLIRPATAQADDETPGEWRKGYVGHGTTHEQLGQPHWPPVEYTMYRPTTNYTKEPPPPTSAMNSIFNFTHFLYDKVLYRDEPIPEGYIVVRNSDTLTLGPKVEENDWRDLLAHYWMVLIWVFILVVLIIIIPFIAVCYCCFCCCRRCRQGCPPCTSKQDAQRRFCCGICLLILIIGLIFGIIIAFVTNKMIDSGFAETSETMKRGSEDTCTYLKDVADHVYHLMMYNYEEMETHVLDQLTHAHRHIFLDLSDTSESNSLAELERVLENMPEALELMRQVEKMEKDLRFYGSQLRDGVRGIKRDVNFAVANLCQLQMCQKFLLSSDIEHIDTSQCLHFDSLPNTTAFVEGMENIVEHKYYVIPQRGLARLKKVSDKVKTQLSFVVPPMMRDLTKGRTVFREHATKVRHVVEGVLSDIHIKTLHSTKSFEDVYERFGHDRNIVSLIVCLLILLVLFILIFALLCGCFGRRRTGYGDECCSKSTGATCLLLAILLIFCVFSFIALVGLFYFMLGMVTYQGACAPLRDQENNTLFRQLDASIDLHHYLPASEGSKAVAEPMKMSSAIKACHANQTIFEMMRDNNIYDINDLARIKVMTNAKDDPDTVKIFDEDLSGVILLTQEERADLNAARENTLSKYHSSLYQTHLCSQFTPMNLNALSEQLYKISNDLEYPAYGWAKVSFWNEGLNTKAFYRNFVPKLTSLVERMKTNLKRIDELITYENHDFTNTIKILTATAVSSEEFIQKRGKDYINSLGGNLTTTIDQMIEDYIDMIIKEANESVGHCAPLSYIYYRGVDLICHRLVDPINGFWVGILLCALLFLPILFVAHRLMCLYKKIYPYLATVGAAGVVEGGDYLYDAYSEREREHVPLANVPKKRRKAYERRREQQDYYEDASPSVSRGNRSGGDRGGGGGGDGAPGSSSMRYNDMAPTHWDHEPPRYHNPPAAPPSSEYERPPPYYYPGASEQD; encoded by the exons ATGAGTCAGTTGGCGGCCACAGTGGAGCCTCTGGCCGCGGTCAAGTCGAAGACGATGCGTTCCCGGAAGCGCAGACAGCGCCGGAGACGGCAGATAGCCTATTTGGCCATATGTGGACTGAGTGTAGCCATCTTTGGCTTTGCGCTGGCCACGCTAATCAGGCCGGCAACCGCCCAGGCTGATGATGAGACCCCGGGCGAATGGCGCAAGGGGTATGTGGGCCATGGCACCACGCACGAACAACTCGGGCAGCCCCATTGGCCACCCGTGGAGTACACCATGTACAGGCCGACGACGAACTACACAAAggaaccaccaccacccacgtCGGCCATGAACTCCATATTCAATTTCACGCACTTTCTGTACGACAAGGTCCTCTACCGGGATGAGCCCATTCCAGAGG GCTACATTGTGGTAAGGAACTCGGACACATTAACCCTGGGCCCCAAGGTGGAGGAGAATGACTGGCGGGATCTGTTGGCCCACTATTGGATGGTCCTCATCTGGGTTTTTATTCTCGTGGTGCTCATTATTATCATACCGTTTATTGC CGTTTGCTATTGCTGCTTCTGTTGCTGCCGACGATGTCGACAGGGCTGTCCTCCATGTACCAGTAAACAGGATGCCCAGCGGCGCTTCTGCTGCGGCATCTGTCTGCTGATCCTCATCATTGGACTGAT CTTTGGCATCATTATCGCCTTTGTTACCAACAAAATGATTGACAGCGGATTTGCCGAGACTTCCGAGACCATGAAGCGCGGCAGCGAGGATACTTGCACTTATCTGAAGGATGTGGCCGATCACGTTTACCATCTGATGATGTACAACTACGAGGAGATGGAGACCCATGTGCTTGATCAGCTAACCC ATGCCCATCGGCACATATTTTTGGATCTCTCCGACACTTCGGAGAGTAATTCACTGGCCGAATTGGAGCGGGTCTTGGAGAACATGCCCGAGGCTCTAGAGCTAATGAGACAGGTggagaaaatggaaaaggatCTGCGGTTCTATGGCTCACAGTTGAGAGATG GTGTTCGCGGCATTAAGCGTGATGTGAACTTTGCAGTGGCCAATCTCTGTCAACTCCAGATGTGTCAGAAGTTCCTGCTCAGCAGCGATATAGAGCATATTGATACCTCGCAGTGTCTGCACTTCGACAGT CTGCCAAACACAACTGCCTTTGTGGAGGGAATGGAGAATATAGTTGAGCACAAGTATTATGTTATACCGCAACGTGGACTGGCGCGACTGAAGAAAGTTAGCGACAAGGTGAAGACGCAGTTGTCCTTCGTCGTACCGCCCATGATGCGGGACTTGACCAAGGGCAGGACCGTCTTCCGCGAGCATGCGACGAAAGTGCGCCACGTTGTGGAGGGAGTACTCAGTGATATACACATCAAGACCCTGCACTCGACCAAGTCGTTTGAGGATGTTTACGAACGCTTCGGCCACGATAGGAACATTGTCAGTCTGATTGTGTGCTTGCTCATACTGCTG gtACTTTTCATACTGATCTTTGCCCTACTATGCGGCTGCTTTGGGCGACGACGAACTGGTTACGGCGATGAGTGCTGCAGCAAGTCCACCGGTGCCACATGTCTGCTTTT AGCCATCCTGTTGATATTCTGCGTCTTCTCCTTCATCGCCCTGGTTGGTCTGTTCTACTTCATGCTCGGCATGGTGACCTACCAGGGTGCCTGTGCTCCGCTGAGGGATCAGGAGAACAACACCCTCTTCCGACAGCTGGACGCCTCGATTGATCTGCATCACTACCTGCCGGCCAGCGAGGGATCCAAGGCTGTGGCGGAGCCCATGAAAATGTCGAGTGCCATCAAGGCGTGCCATGCCAACCAGACCATCTTCGAGATGATGCGAGACAACAACATATACGACATTAACGATCTGGCGCGCATCAAGGTTATGACCAATGCAAAGGACGATCCAGATACCGTCAAGATCTTCGATGAGGATCTCTCCGGTGTGATACTCTTGACGCAGGAGGAGCGCGCGGATCTGAACGCTGCGCGCGAAAATACTCTTTCCAAGTACCACAGCTCGCTGTACCAGACCCATCTTTGCTCGCAGTTCACGCCCATGAATCTAAACGCCCTGTCCGAGCAGCTGTACAAGATCTCGAATGATCTGGAGTATCCGGCCTACGGATGGGCCAAGGTGTCCTTCTGGAACGAGGGCCTCAACACCAAGGCCTTCTATCGCAACTTTGTGCCCAAGCTCACGAGTCTGGTGGAGAGGATGAAGACCAATCTAAAGAGAATCGACGAGCTTATCACCTACGAGAACCACGACTTTACCAACACCATTAAAATTTTGACTGCCACGGCAGTTAGTTCCGAGGAGTTCATCCAGAAGCGAGGCAAGGATTATATCAATAGCCTGGGAGGCAACTTGACGACGACCATTGACCAGATGATAGAGGACTACATCGATATGATTATAAAGGAGGCCAACGAAAGTGTGGGACACTGTGCGCCCCTATCGTATATATATTATCGTGGCGTAGACTTGATTTGCCACCGCCTCGTGGATCCCATT AATGGATTCTGGGTGGGCATCCTGCTGTGCGCCCTGCTCTTCCTGCCCATCCTGTTCGTGGCCCACCGCCTGATGTGCCTGTACAAGAAGATCTATCCCTACCTGGCTACCGTTGGAGCTGCTGGCGTCGTCGAGGGCGG CGACTATCTGTACGACGCTTATAGTGAGCGCGAGCGCGAACATGTACCATTGGCAAA CGTTCCCAAAAAGCGTCGCAAGGCCTACGAGCGGAGACGCGAGCAGCAGGATTACTACGAGGACGCCTCGCCCAGCGTTTCGCGGGGCAATCGTTCTGGCGGAGATcgcggaggcggcggcggcggggaTGGAGCTccgggcagcagcagcatgcgCTACAACGATATGGCGCCCAC GCACTGGGACCACGAGCCACCACGCTACCACAATCCACCGGCTGCGCCGCCATCCTCGGAGTACGAGCGTCCGCCGCCCTACTACTATCCCGGTGCCTCCGAGCAGGATTAG
- the promL gene encoding prominin-like protein isoform X3 encodes MSQLAATVEPLAAVKSKTMRSRKRRQRRRRQIAYLAICGLSVAIFGFALATLIRPATAQADDETPGEWRKGYVGHGTTHEQLGQPHWPPVEYTMYRPTTNYTKEPPPPTSAMNSIFNFTHFLYDKVLYRDEPIPEGYIVVRNSDTLTLGPKVEENDWRDLLAHYWMVLIWVFILVVLIIIIPFIAVCYCCFCCCRRCRQGCPPCTSKQDAQRRFCCGICLLILIIGLIFGIIIAFVTNKMIDSGFAETSETMKRGSEDTCTYLKDVADHVYHLMMYNYEEMETHVLDQLTHAHRHIFLDLSDTSESNSLAELERVLENMPEALELMRQVEKMEKDLRFYGSQLRDGVRGIKRDVNFAVANLCQLQMCQKFLLSSDIEHIDTSQCLHFDSLPNTTAFVEGMENIVEHKYYVIPQRGLARLKKVSDKVKTQLSFVVPPMMRDLTKGRTVFREHATKVRHVVEGVLSDIHIKTLHSTKSFEDVYERFGHDRNIVSLIVCLLILLVLFILIFALLCGCFGRRRTGYGDECCSKSTGATCLLLAILLIFCVFSFIALVGLFYFMLGMVTYQGACAPLRDQENNTLFRQLDASIDLHHYLPASEGSKAVAEPMKMSSAIKACHANQTIFEMMRDNNIYDINDLARIKVMTNAKDDPDTVKIFDEDLSGVILLTQEERADLNAARENTLSKYHSSLYQTHLCSQFTPMNLNALSEQLYKISNDLEYPAYGWAKVSFWNEGLNTKAFYRNFVPKLTSLVERMKTNLKRIDELITYENHDFTNTIKILTATAVSSEEFIQKRGKDYINSLGGNLTTTIDQMIEDYIDMIIKEANESVGHCAPLSYIYYRGVDLICHRLVDPINGFWVGILLCALLFLPILFVAHRLMCLYKKIYPYLATVGAAGVVEGGVPKKRRKAYERRREQQDYYEDASPSVSRGNRSGGDRGGGGGGDGAPGSSSMRYNDMAPTHWDHEPPRYHNPPAAPPSSEYERPPPYYYPGASEQD; translated from the exons ATGAGTCAGTTGGCGGCCACAGTGGAGCCTCTGGCCGCGGTCAAGTCGAAGACGATGCGTTCCCGGAAGCGCAGACAGCGCCGGAGACGGCAGATAGCCTATTTGGCCATATGTGGACTGAGTGTAGCCATCTTTGGCTTTGCGCTGGCCACGCTAATCAGGCCGGCAACCGCCCAGGCTGATGATGAGACCCCGGGCGAATGGCGCAAGGGGTATGTGGGCCATGGCACCACGCACGAACAACTCGGGCAGCCCCATTGGCCACCCGTGGAGTACACCATGTACAGGCCGACGACGAACTACACAAAggaaccaccaccacccacgtCGGCCATGAACTCCATATTCAATTTCACGCACTTTCTGTACGACAAGGTCCTCTACCGGGATGAGCCCATTCCAGAGG GCTACATTGTGGTAAGGAACTCGGACACATTAACCCTGGGCCCCAAGGTGGAGGAGAATGACTGGCGGGATCTGTTGGCCCACTATTGGATGGTCCTCATCTGGGTTTTTATTCTCGTGGTGCTCATTATTATCATACCGTTTATTGC CGTTTGCTATTGCTGCTTCTGTTGCTGCCGACGATGTCGACAGGGCTGTCCTCCATGTACCAGTAAACAGGATGCCCAGCGGCGCTTCTGCTGCGGCATCTGTCTGCTGATCCTCATCATTGGACTGAT CTTTGGCATCATTATCGCCTTTGTTACCAACAAAATGATTGACAGCGGATTTGCCGAGACTTCCGAGACCATGAAGCGCGGCAGCGAGGATACTTGCACTTATCTGAAGGATGTGGCCGATCACGTTTACCATCTGATGATGTACAACTACGAGGAGATGGAGACCCATGTGCTTGATCAGCTAACCC ATGCCCATCGGCACATATTTTTGGATCTCTCCGACACTTCGGAGAGTAATTCACTGGCCGAATTGGAGCGGGTCTTGGAGAACATGCCCGAGGCTCTAGAGCTAATGAGACAGGTggagaaaatggaaaaggatCTGCGGTTCTATGGCTCACAGTTGAGAGATG GTGTTCGCGGCATTAAGCGTGATGTGAACTTTGCAGTGGCCAATCTCTGTCAACTCCAGATGTGTCAGAAGTTCCTGCTCAGCAGCGATATAGAGCATATTGATACCTCGCAGTGTCTGCACTTCGACAGT CTGCCAAACACAACTGCCTTTGTGGAGGGAATGGAGAATATAGTTGAGCACAAGTATTATGTTATACCGCAACGTGGACTGGCGCGACTGAAGAAAGTTAGCGACAAGGTGAAGACGCAGTTGTCCTTCGTCGTACCGCCCATGATGCGGGACTTGACCAAGGGCAGGACCGTCTTCCGCGAGCATGCGACGAAAGTGCGCCACGTTGTGGAGGGAGTACTCAGTGATATACACATCAAGACCCTGCACTCGACCAAGTCGTTTGAGGATGTTTACGAACGCTTCGGCCACGATAGGAACATTGTCAGTCTGATTGTGTGCTTGCTCATACTGCTG gtACTTTTCATACTGATCTTTGCCCTACTATGCGGCTGCTTTGGGCGACGACGAACTGGTTACGGCGATGAGTGCTGCAGCAAGTCCACCGGTGCCACATGTCTGCTTTT AGCCATCCTGTTGATATTCTGCGTCTTCTCCTTCATCGCCCTGGTTGGTCTGTTCTACTTCATGCTCGGCATGGTGACCTACCAGGGTGCCTGTGCTCCGCTGAGGGATCAGGAGAACAACACCCTCTTCCGACAGCTGGACGCCTCGATTGATCTGCATCACTACCTGCCGGCCAGCGAGGGATCCAAGGCTGTGGCGGAGCCCATGAAAATGTCGAGTGCCATCAAGGCGTGCCATGCCAACCAGACCATCTTCGAGATGATGCGAGACAACAACATATACGACATTAACGATCTGGCGCGCATCAAGGTTATGACCAATGCAAAGGACGATCCAGATACCGTCAAGATCTTCGATGAGGATCTCTCCGGTGTGATACTCTTGACGCAGGAGGAGCGCGCGGATCTGAACGCTGCGCGCGAAAATACTCTTTCCAAGTACCACAGCTCGCTGTACCAGACCCATCTTTGCTCGCAGTTCACGCCCATGAATCTAAACGCCCTGTCCGAGCAGCTGTACAAGATCTCGAATGATCTGGAGTATCCGGCCTACGGATGGGCCAAGGTGTCCTTCTGGAACGAGGGCCTCAACACCAAGGCCTTCTATCGCAACTTTGTGCCCAAGCTCACGAGTCTGGTGGAGAGGATGAAGACCAATCTAAAGAGAATCGACGAGCTTATCACCTACGAGAACCACGACTTTACCAACACCATTAAAATTTTGACTGCCACGGCAGTTAGTTCCGAGGAGTTCATCCAGAAGCGAGGCAAGGATTATATCAATAGCCTGGGAGGCAACTTGACGACGACCATTGACCAGATGATAGAGGACTACATCGATATGATTATAAAGGAGGCCAACGAAAGTGTGGGACACTGTGCGCCCCTATCGTATATATATTATCGTGGCGTAGACTTGATTTGCCACCGCCTCGTGGATCCCATT AATGGATTCTGGGTGGGCATCCTGCTGTGCGCCCTGCTCTTCCTGCCCATCCTGTTCGTGGCCCACCGCCTGATGTGCCTGTACAAGAAGATCTATCCCTACCTGGCTACCGTTGGAGCTGCTGGCGTCGTCGAGGGCGG CGTTCCCAAAAAGCGTCGCAAGGCCTACGAGCGGAGACGCGAGCAGCAGGATTACTACGAGGACGCCTCGCCCAGCGTTTCGCGGGGCAATCGTTCTGGCGGAGATcgcggaggcggcggcggcggggaTGGAGCTccgggcagcagcagcatgcgCTACAACGATATGGCGCCCAC GCACTGGGACCACGAGCCACCACGCTACCACAATCCACCGGCTGCGCCGCCATCCTCGGAGTACGAGCGTCCGCCGCCCTACTACTATCCCGGTGCCTCCGAGCAGGATTAG